One segment of Capnocytophaga sp. oral taxon 878 DNA contains the following:
- a CDS encoding lipocalin family protein: MKKLIFSALVATALFVSSCGKDDDNGGGSTSLNGDWYLYTFYDNLNGKGLRWITPDNCSLQTYWSISDKKIKNEWYHLEGSDCEYTPIYYNYTINNGVINVTVAEDSPNERIGAKSSVKYEMKGKELIIYHKSGGYDAIQIFHKKGVDYSSLDPFVGYWKMTKYVVGQQELIVKDGECLDGHIVAHSLGATLYLNYPENGQCNKTINTYEWIKEGGKYYNVSNPAEKTLWDISFSNNNRYMTFAIDNGRTVMHFTKVK, encoded by the coding sequence ATGAAAAAACTCATTTTTTCGGCACTTGTTGCCACAGCATTATTCGTTTCCTCTTGCGGGAAAGACGACGACAACGGCGGAGGTAGCACTTCGCTCAATGGGGATTGGTATCTTTATACCTTTTATGATAACCTCAATGGTAAAGGATTGCGATGGATAACTCCTGATAATTGTTCCCTACAAACTTATTGGTCTATTTCCGATAAAAAAATAAAGAACGAATGGTATCATTTAGAAGGTTCAGACTGCGAATACACTCCTATATATTACAATTACACGATTAATAATGGGGTTATAAATGTGACTGTAGCCGAGGACTCTCCTAATGAAAGGATAGGTGCTAAATCTTCTGTCAAATATGAAATGAAAGGTAAAGAACTAATCATCTATCATAAATCAGGAGGTTATGATGCAATACAAATCTTTCACAAAAAAGGGGTAGACTATAGTTCTCTTGATCCTTTTGTGGGATATTGGAAAATGACCAAATACGTAGTGGGACAACAAGAACTTATTGTAAAGGACGGCGAATGTTTAGATGGTCATATAGTAGCCCACTCTTTGGGAGCTACCCTATACCTTAATTATCCAGAGAATGGGCAATGTAATAAAACGATAAACACCTACGAGTGGATAAAGGAAGGGGGCAAGTACTACAATGTGAGCAACCCAGCGGAAAAAACACTTTGGGACATCAGTTTCTCCAACAATAACCGCTATATGACCTTTGCTATAGATAACGGACGCACAGTAATGCACTTTACCAAAGTAAAATAA
- a CDS encoding hydrolase: MTTENTQLVILDIQGKLSQIVHQSDEVLRNSRIIIQGCKTLEIPIIWVEQMPDKLGATHPSIAEVVEGYTPIQKSCFSAWGNAEFQQQLSANHRKRVLLIGIETHICIYQTAIHLLANGYEVSIVADAVSSRTESNKQTALTMLRDAGATLTTTEAALFQLLGTAQHPKFKEIARLVK; this comes from the coding sequence ATGACAACTGAAAATACACAATTAGTAATCCTTGATATTCAAGGCAAATTATCACAAATCGTCCACCAAAGTGATGAAGTACTGCGTAACAGCCGCATCATCATTCAGGGCTGCAAAACTCTCGAAATCCCTATTATTTGGGTAGAACAAATGCCCGATAAGTTAGGGGCTACCCACCCTTCCATTGCCGAAGTGGTAGAAGGCTACACCCCTATACAAAAAAGCTGCTTTTCAGCTTGGGGCAATGCCGAGTTTCAGCAACAGCTCTCTGCCAACCATCGCAAGCGCGTCCTTCTTATAGGCATCGAAACTCATATCTGCATTTACCAAACAGCCATCCACCTGCTTGCCAATGGCTATGAAGTATCCATCGTTGCCGATGCCGTATCTTCTCGTACCGAAAGTAATAAGCAAACTGCCCTTACTATGCTACGCGATGCCGGCGCTACCCTCACCACTACCGAGGCCGCTCTTTTTCAGCTATTAGGCACTGCCCAGCACCCCAAATTTAAAGAGATAGCTCGCTTAGTAAAATAA
- a CDS encoding DUF6261 family protein — translation MNKNTLVKPDLSKMHNAEFSQFLTRFFEDFAGSGIALDTDTTFKSLYESLKTKVTTYDKALEQVRGKEESKKISELDKVRDADMQALKDSIKPYRNAKTEAKQKAYHAIKLVLDNYKDVTKDTYEEETKRLNTLISTLKSATYQAQVETLKIGEFLSELETSNTAFNELFSHRSLKDLQKEVYNVKDLRKELTDIYQRLSAYIIANAQVKDEAFFTKTLEVLNNSRKYYADVLARRKAGVKTPTETPKEEGK, via the coding sequence ATGAATAAGAATACATTAGTCAAGCCAGACCTCAGCAAGATGCACAACGCTGAGTTTAGTCAGTTTCTTACCCGCTTTTTTGAAGACTTTGCGGGTTCGGGTATTGCCTTGGATACCGATACCACTTTCAAATCGCTTTACGAAAGCCTCAAGACCAAAGTAACCACCTACGACAAGGCTCTGGAACAGGTGCGTGGCAAAGAGGAATCTAAGAAAATATCGGAATTGGACAAGGTGCGCGATGCCGATATGCAAGCCCTAAAGGACAGTATCAAGCCTTATCGCAATGCCAAAACGGAAGCCAAACAGAAAGCTTACCACGCTATCAAGCTGGTGCTCGACAATTACAAAGATGTAACCAAGGACACCTATGAGGAGGAAACCAAGCGCCTGAATACGCTTATCAGCACCCTGAAATCCGCTACCTATCAAGCGCAGGTAGAGACCCTGAAGATAGGCGAGTTCCTCAGCGAACTGGAAACCTCCAACACGGCGTTCAACGAGCTTTTCTCCCACCGCTCGCTCAAAGATTTGCAGAAAGAGGTATACAACGTAAAAGACCTTCGCAAGGAGCTTACCGATATATACCAACGGCTTTCGGCTTATATAATAGCCAACGCACAGGTGAAAGATGAGGCTTTCTTTACCAAAACCTTGGAAGTGCTCAACAACAGCCGTAAGTACTACGCCGATGTTTTGGCACGCCGTAAAGCAGGTGTAAAAACCCCTACCGAAACCCCTAAGGAAGAAGGGAAATAA
- a CDS encoding DUF6493 family protein: MNQALITAIAEGNFSAILNITSQLTDSERYSTITAIKALDPHSEKDFPRKNIDKKNTYRHNYKVFQAHNYTLITMVREESDIAKVMIDKENYFGEPYQVTPYAILGSFYLEPVINYFTQFPPDNYIKKVLKERYNKEIEGLSFDFQWYFYKKGWIPFEEERFVKNLLEINMGSRSVTADAQFLFQYPEAIEKVLLQLYRIETKVLDLSKWKSDNPSSKMSTSGVAKVTTYWDEVFELLVHYGYQIPRSFVGQLLESLLNQWKKPHLDWHCRLLKWLAPTQEELLAHQQTLFAVLGTGVGSVVKTVMEYIVSIANAPQFDFEGFRVQLPLAFTVEKQPKALLQGVEILAKEFKKHPPTDVSYREQLAVLFTQPDVKLQEAVAELLATYFNQEGLPEVIAPYRDYLKGKAQNLLATLSPSEISAPSDLSDSSVSSENSQTACAARTLTPIPCLLTPENLLFLLGDCIREKTAATIDVFFDALVRLQDQIPADYAEQIKPYLKQLLAREWFVGTMPLLYLFLDSWSNQSATPLVYNTDKEWKEIQKLYKEHKYTQADKLGRIRAIHEGANQAKEAFPYLFNKIARTLQKLKEKDTLPFLSTPTHEPFYIEAEVLVDKLLQYEAQGKSPDLDDLIVACNRLLFWEVSAAAKEKAQQLKGDYAPAIQYYLGLTDKIQLNEALLPLWTQITRLKHPDEEFKVFETTQAKNILSVVKPFYIRYGWEKRTYANGEVGEEFTYHCNHYYKYKNKKSRPALYNYYNANEGEHTSAQEAEYKLSLNPHYPDAILCAYIALWATMNEADQVRDMTLPLEAVLRYDLRVRHSGWLYIGACLLFEKRPSRDLAYEYICQAIARGEDLTHLKTYLANVLAWDYLPIPRFIEFLDRPNLPAVKAFGKEVVQLYLEEVKKQDKLPRNHKKLATFSH; the protein is encoded by the coding sequence ATGAATCAAGCACTCATCACCGCCATTGCTGAAGGTAATTTTTCGGCTATTCTAAACATTACAAGCCAGCTCACCGATAGTGAGCGTTATAGCACCATCACTGCTATCAAAGCATTAGATCCCCATTCGGAAAAAGATTTCCCGCGAAAGAATATTGATAAAAAGAATACTTATCGCCATAACTATAAAGTTTTTCAAGCTCATAACTACACCCTTATTACTATGGTGCGCGAAGAAAGCGATATCGCCAAAGTGATGATTGATAAAGAGAATTATTTTGGTGAACCTTATCAAGTAACTCCTTATGCCATCTTAGGTTCTTTTTATTTAGAACCTGTAATAAACTACTTTACACAATTTCCGCCAGATAACTATATCAAAAAAGTACTTAAAGAACGATATAATAAAGAGATTGAAGGATTGTCCTTTGATTTCCAATGGTATTTCTACAAAAAAGGCTGGATTCCCTTTGAAGAAGAGCGTTTTGTAAAGAATTTATTAGAAATTAATATGGGTAGCCGCTCAGTAACTGCCGATGCCCAATTCCTCTTCCAATACCCCGAAGCCATTGAAAAAGTACTGTTACAGCTTTACCGTATCGAAACCAAAGTACTCGACCTTTCCAAGTGGAAAAGTGATAACCCCTCAAGCAAAATGAGTACCTCTGGTGTTGCCAAAGTAACTACCTATTGGGACGAGGTATTTGAATTATTGGTGCATTATGGCTACCAAATTCCTCGTAGTTTTGTAGGGCAGCTTTTAGAATCATTGCTCAACCAATGGAAGAAACCCCACCTCGATTGGCATTGCCGTTTGCTCAAATGGCTTGCCCCTACCCAAGAGGAACTTTTGGCTCATCAACAAACGCTCTTTGCCGTTTTAGGCACTGGGGTAGGCAGTGTAGTGAAAACCGTTATGGAATACATTGTGTCTATTGCTAATGCGCCACAGTTTGATTTTGAGGGTTTCCGCGTGCAACTTCCGCTCGCCTTTACCGTAGAGAAACAACCTAAAGCACTCCTTCAAGGAGTAGAGATTTTGGCTAAAGAGTTCAAAAAGCACCCTCCTACCGATGTCAGCTACCGCGAACAATTAGCAGTCCTCTTCACCCAACCCGATGTAAAACTACAAGAAGCTGTAGCTGAACTACTCGCCACCTATTTCAACCAAGAAGGTCTCCCCGAAGTCATCGCACCTTACCGCGATTACCTAAAAGGCAAAGCCCAAAACCTCCTTGCAACCCTAAGTCCATCAGAAATCTCCGCCCCGTCCGACTTGTCCGACAGCTCAGTCTCGTCAGAGAACTCCCAAACTGCCTGTGCGGCTCGCACCCTGACACCTATTCCCTGTCTCCTGACACCTGAAAATCTCCTCTTCCTCCTTGGTGACTGTATCCGCGAAAAAACAGCCGCTACTATTGATGTTTTCTTTGATGCTCTCGTGCGCTTGCAAGACCAAATCCCCGCGGATTATGCTGAGCAGATAAAACCTTACCTCAAGCAGCTTCTCGCTCGAGAGTGGTTTGTAGGGACGATGCCTCTACTATACTTATTTTTAGACTCTTGGAGCAACCAAAGCGCTACCCCCCTTGTTTATAATACCGACAAGGAATGGAAAGAAATTCAAAAACTCTACAAAGAACATAAATATACACAAGCCGACAAACTTGGTAGAATAAGAGCGATACACGAAGGTGCTAATCAAGCAAAAGAAGCCTTCCCTTATCTGTTTAATAAAATAGCACGCACACTCCAAAAGCTCAAAGAGAAAGACACCTTGCCTTTCCTTTCTACCCCTACGCACGAACCTTTCTATATAGAGGCGGAAGTGTTGGTGGATAAACTCTTGCAATACGAAGCCCAAGGCAAATCCCCCGACCTCGACGACCTGATTGTCGCCTGCAACCGTCTGCTCTTTTGGGAGGTTTCGGCAGCAGCCAAAGAAAAAGCCCAACAGCTCAAAGGCGACTATGCTCCTGCTATTCAGTATTACTTAGGTCTTACTGATAAGATACAATTAAACGAAGCACTTCTACCGCTATGGACGCAAATCACCCGCCTAAAACACCCCGATGAGGAGTTCAAAGTATTTGAAACTACTCAGGCAAAGAATATCCTTAGCGTGGTAAAACCTTTCTATATCCGTTATGGTTGGGAGAAAAGAACTTATGCCAATGGCGAAGTAGGCGAAGAGTTCACCTATCACTGCAATCATTATTACAAATACAAGAATAAGAAAAGCCGTCCTGCCCTTTACAACTATTACAATGCCAATGAAGGGGAACACACTTCGGCTCAAGAGGCAGAGTATAAACTAAGCCTCAACCCACACTATCCCGATGCGATATTATGTGCTTACATAGCGCTCTGGGCAACGATGAATGAGGCTGACCAAGTGCGCGATATGACTTTGCCTTTGGAAGCCGTATTGCGTTATGACCTGCGTGTACGCCACAGCGGTTGGCTGTATATAGGCGCGTGTTTGCTCTTTGAAAAACGCCCTTCTCGTGATTTGGCGTATGAATATATTTGTCAGGCGATTGCTCGCGGGGAAGACCTAACTCACTTGAAAACTTACCTTGCCAATGTACTCGCTTGGGATTATCTGCCTATACCGCGCTTTATAGAATTCCTCGACCGCCCTAATCTCCCAGCAGTAAAAGCCTTTGGCAAAGAAGTAGTACAGCTCTATTTAGAGGAAGTCAAGAAGCAGGACAAGTTACCGAGAAACCATAAAAAGTTAGCGACTTTCAGTCATTAG
- a CDS encoding DUF6493 family protein translates to MKENLLSAIKAHDFTAIRNICFALSEEERQELKSYFARKNFNFIFREVLEKEKRYHFSNKELAIISYTIMCVCNTLEEVRKIELFQNIEPYIKGNYYYFLSSLEDEVLLDFVQSPQGAYMIEGIQLMCKDNPLEMSFQILWSVYNAGYIPLNEGVFIQRMYDINWLKADEQLTEYLLKHPETVVLFPSVPTYIQDTIFTTEEWKKIYHTLNEKAYFTNKNAIIRAFIEALLNPWKKTVLDMYCRWIETLDPSHQELLANQHTLFALLSSDKISVVNFAMKLIKQIADEKSFDFQAFADNFALCFATQKIAKSQLIGLDILEKYYKKQVPTNPDYREQLAVLFTVPDVKLQEKVASLLTTYFGREGLVEVVVPYQDYLKGDAQNLLTTLSLSENTESSESFHTSSVDCLSEIRVLEQPSSWDELLFLLGDCLRERTAATIDLFFEGVVQLQDQLPENFKEQLAPYIAQVNGMYYFNLQLAALQLLLAGWVEDRPLESPEDWKKMNTQVRRLNTEEEEPLKQACVLHNVWYLRDEIPYLLYKVTATLDKLKTSSKLPFLSTPTHAPFYIDAETLADRLLAYQTAGKEVDLDDLVVACNRLLLSTITPKAQEKVRTLSGQYVPALGYLFGLSDVVTPTEEFLPLWTQITRLKHPNKVFAEFEATPAKDYLSAVKPFFLSYEIDSENKWFYLEKKYINSPYNDYQCRNFEKEEDRLPYNYYNAGAFQTFDVDTLRYAISLNPQYVDVLLGKYTPPWVGVSDAETYRNLQVPLQLLLEYDLPVHHGGWIFVGMALLHDKKETRDLGAEYILRAISRDEDLSYLQHFIADILAQKLTPINRFVEFLDMPTRDPKIKAFQKGVVEEYLRLVENVEKKPTNHKKLAGLAL, encoded by the coding sequence ATGAAAGAAAACTTACTTTCCGCCATTAAGGCACACGATTTTACCGCCATTCGCAATATTTGCTTTGCGCTTTCAGAGGAAGAAAGACAGGAGCTAAAGAGTTATTTTGCGCGAAAGAATTTTAACTTTATCTTTCGGGAAGTCCTCGAAAAAGAAAAAAGATACCATTTTTCTAATAAGGAATTAGCCATTATCTCATACACTATTATGTGTGTGTGCAATACCTTAGAGGAGGTAAGAAAAATAGAACTTTTCCAAAATATAGAACCCTATATAAAGGGGAATTACTACTATTTCCTATCTTCTTTAGAAGACGAAGTTTTATTAGATTTCGTGCAGTCTCCACAAGGGGCTTATATGATAGAAGGTATCCAGCTGATGTGTAAAGATAATCCTTTGGAGATGTCTTTTCAAATACTTTGGTCGGTATACAACGCTGGGTATATTCCTCTTAATGAGGGTGTTTTTATACAAAGAATGTATGACATTAATTGGCTTAAAGCAGATGAACAGCTTACTGAATACCTACTGAAACACCCTGAGACTGTTGTTCTTTTTCCTTCTGTACCAACGTATATTCAGGATACTATATTTACTACAGAAGAATGGAAAAAAATATATCATACCCTAAACGAAAAAGCATATTTCACTAATAAAAACGCCATTATTCGTGCTTTTATCGAAGCCCTACTCAACCCTTGGAAGAAGACTGTGTTGGATATGTATTGCCGTTGGATAGAAACTCTCGACCCCTCCCACCAAGAACTTTTAGCTAACCAACACACTCTTTTTGCCCTGCTCAGTAGCGACAAGATATCGGTGGTGAACTTTGCTATGAAGCTCATCAAGCAAATAGCTGATGAGAAGAGTTTTGACTTCCAAGCCTTTGCAGACAACTTTGCGCTGTGTTTTGCCACCCAAAAGATAGCTAAATCACAACTTATAGGTTTGGATATTTTAGAAAAGTACTATAAAAAGCAAGTCCCTACCAATCCCGACTACCGCGAGCAATTGGCGGTACTCTTCACTGTGCCTGATGTAAAACTCCAAGAGAAAGTTGCCAGCTTGCTAACTACTTATTTTGGAAGAGAGGGATTGGTAGAGGTAGTAGTACCCTATCAGGATTACCTAAAAGGGGATGCTCAAAATCTCCTTACAACTCTAAGTCTATCGGAAAATACTGAAAGTTCTGAAAGCTTCCATACCTCTAGTGTAGATTGTCTCTCTGAAATTCGGGTACTTGAACAGCCCTCCTCTTGGGATGAATTATTGTTTTTGTTAGGTGACTGCCTTCGTGAGCGTACGGCTGCTACTATCGACCTTTTCTTTGAGGGAGTGGTACAGCTACAAGACCAATTGCCTGAAAACTTCAAGGAGCAACTCGCCCCTTATATCGCGCAGGTTAATGGGATGTATTATTTCAACCTACAGTTGGCTGCCTTACAGCTGCTCCTTGCGGGGTGGGTAGAGGATAGACCTTTGGAGTCTCCTGAGGACTGGAAAAAAATGAATACCCAAGTAAGACGCCTCAATACCGAAGAAGAAGAACCTTTAAAACAAGCGTGTGTGCTCCACAACGTTTGGTATTTGCGTGATGAAATTCCTTACCTGCTCTATAAGGTGACGGCAACCCTTGACAAACTCAAAACAAGTAGCAAACTGCCTTTCCTTTCAACCCCTACGCACGCGCCTTTCTATATTGATGCTGAGACCCTTGCCGACCGACTGCTCGCTTACCAAACCGCAGGCAAAGAAGTGGATTTGGACGACTTGGTAGTGGCTTGCAACCGATTGTTATTGAGTACCATTACCCCTAAAGCACAGGAGAAAGTACGCACACTCTCAGGACAATATGTGCCTGCTTTGGGCTACCTCTTCGGGCTTTCGGATGTGGTAACCCCTACAGAGGAGTTTTTGCCATTATGGACGCAAATCACTCGCCTGAAACACCCTAATAAAGTGTTTGCCGAGTTTGAAGCTACCCCTGCCAAAGACTATCTTTCGGCAGTAAAACCTTTTTTTCTAAGTTACGAAATTGACTCTGAAAACAAATGGTTTTATTTGGAAAAGAAGTATATTAATAGTCCGTATAACGACTATCAGTGTAGGAATTTTGAAAAAGAAGAAGATCGTTTACCTTATAACTATTACAACGCTGGGGCTTTTCAGACATTTGATGTAGATACCTTACGTTATGCAATTTCCTTAAACCCTCAGTATGTAGATGTACTCTTAGGCAAATACACCCCACCTTGGGTAGGGGTAAGCGATGCAGAAACTTATCGCAACTTGCAGGTGCCTCTCCAACTACTCTTGGAATACGACCTGCCTGTGCATCACGGTGGGTGGATTTTTGTAGGAATGGCTTTGCTTCACGACAAAAAGGAAACCCGTGACCTCGGGGCAGAGTATATACTCCGCGCCATTAGCCGTGACGAAGACCTCAGTTATTTGCAACACTTTATAGCCGATATCCTCGCCCAAAAACTCACCCCTATCAATCGGTTTGTAGAGTTTTTGGATATGCCCACCCGTGACCCCAAAATAAAGGCTTTCCAAAAAGGGGTAGTAGAGGAATACTTGCGCTTAGTGGAAAATGTAGAGAAGAAACCTACCAATCATAAGAAGTTGGCGGGGTTGGCATTGTAA
- a CDS encoding DUF6493 family protein, giving the protein MQELLQAIAHFGLPDIVTITQTMTDTQRQRALRQLSEMDPYNISRPRGFAPELEWWEYYNKVDNYFYYAILLCLRETADFKQLKLTTIIYIESRLGKEELEPYRHLIEPYLPPFWEEMGAYFDANKEEGNFFKHCWDCYEKGWIDYQEEDFLKELVEVPWQSKRDIMTDVVYLKAHPKVFDLLHLIATKELKVLDTASWKNRQGKREAANSAGYWTEVFTILKEEGYPISKEFVQALYGSLLNSWKKPHLDWHCRLLRLLNPTQEEVLAAQHTLFAVLGTGIASVIKFAMEQIATIAKHRAFDREAFVSQLPLCFTVPKQPKTLLLGLDLLAQCFKVAPPTDLSYREQLAVLFTQPDVKVQEQTTALLLEYFNDEGLAEVVAPYYVYLKDKVQELWQKSKPQEALAEEVSSDPLGDCTPVSAKTYALIGKPTSWDDCLFLIGDAIREATASTVDVLFEVLIGLQNDIPKDYAKQLKPYMQQLRKKNLGIDTPIETILLAFLYCFTENKDLVFDPKYTYEWEECDKLREKLSEEEFKEYYIFYSLRYPVIYLPYLFQKALITLKRLQQKSSLPLLSTPTHEPFYIEAEIFIDKLLQYEAANEPVDLDDLVVACNRLLFEDVAVAAKEKAKKLTGGYATAVQYYIGITDEVTPTEECLPLWTQITRLKHPDKEFVVFQTTTAKDILSVVKPYYIDYGWESYTSYDEKRFRFYYRRKSPDNHLYYNCNGGRVIDNKYFAYRVSLTPHYPDALLCAYIATWTTLNEVDDVRNMTQPLEIVLRYDLRVRHSGWLYIGACLLFEKRPSRDLGYEYLCKAIARGEDLTYLKTYLAQVLAWDYLPIPRFIEFLDRPNTPAVKAFGKEVVKLYLEEVKKQDKLPRNHKKLAQLVD; this is encoded by the coding sequence ATGCAAGAGTTATTACAAGCTATAGCCCATTTTGGGTTGCCCGATATAGTAACCATTACCCAAACAATGACTGATACGCAGCGACAAAGAGCCTTGCGCCAGCTAAGCGAAATGGATCCTTATAATATTTCGCGCCCGAGGGGGTTTGCTCCAGAATTGGAGTGGTGGGAGTACTACAATAAGGTTGATAACTATTTTTACTATGCTATATTGTTATGCTTACGTGAAACGGCTGATTTTAAACAGTTGAAATTAACAACCATAATATATATTGAATCAAGACTTGGCAAAGAGGAATTAGAGCCTTATAGGCACCTTATTGAACCTTATTTGCCTCCTTTTTGGGAAGAAATGGGTGCTTACTTTGATGCTAATAAAGAAGAAGGTAATTTCTTTAAACACTGTTGGGATTGTTATGAGAAAGGCTGGATAGATTATCAGGAAGAAGATTTTCTGAAAGAACTTGTAGAGGTGCCTTGGCAGAGTAAAAGGGATATAATGACAGATGTGGTTTACTTGAAAGCTCACCCCAAGGTTTTTGATTTATTACACTTGATAGCGACTAAGGAACTAAAGGTGTTAGACACTGCTTCGTGGAAAAACCGGCAAGGAAAGCGAGAGGCAGCGAACTCGGCAGGATATTGGACGGAGGTGTTTACCATTCTGAAGGAAGAGGGGTATCCTATAAGCAAGGAATTTGTGCAGGCGTTATATGGATCATTACTGAATTCATGGAAGAAGCCGCATCTTGATTGGCACTGTCGCCTATTGCGCTTATTGAATCCGACGCAGGAGGAAGTGCTTGCTGCCCAGCATACTTTATTTGCTGTACTGGGGACAGGAATAGCTAGCGTAATAAAGTTTGCGATGGAGCAGATAGCTACTATTGCTAAACATCGGGCATTTGATAGAGAAGCCTTTGTGAGCCAACTACCCTTATGCTTTACAGTACCCAAGCAACCTAAAACCTTGCTATTGGGTTTAGACCTCCTTGCCCAATGCTTTAAAGTAGCCCCGCCTACTGACCTTAGTTATCGAGAACAACTGGCAGTGCTGTTCACCCAACCCGATGTGAAAGTACAAGAGCAAACAACTGCCTTGTTATTAGAATATTTTAACGATGAAGGTTTGGCAGAGGTAGTAGCCCCTTATTACGTATATTTAAAAGATAAAGTGCAAGAGTTATGGCAAAAGAGTAAGCCGCAAGAAGCATTGGCAGAAGAGGTAAGTTCTGACCCCTTAGGAGATTGTACGCCTGTGAGTGCTAAGACGTATGCTTTGATAGGCAAACCTACTTCTTGGGATGATTGTTTGTTCTTGATAGGAGATGCAATAAGAGAGGCTACAGCAAGTACTGTAGATGTACTTTTTGAGGTATTGATAGGGTTGCAGAATGATATTCCTAAGGATTATGCTAAGCAACTAAAGCCTTATATGCAGCAACTACGGAAGAAGAATCTTGGTATAGATACCCCTATAGAAACGATACTTTTGGCATTTTTATATTGCTTTACAGAGAACAAAGATTTAGTTTTTGACCCTAAATATACTTATGAATGGGAAGAATGTGATAAACTCAGGGAAAAGCTATCGGAAGAGGAGTTCAAGGAGTATTACATTTTCTACAGTTTGCGTTACCCTGTAATATACTTGCCTTATCTTTTCCAGAAAGCACTGATAACCCTTAAGAGGCTACAACAGAAGAGTAGCTTGCCTTTGCTATCGACTCCTACACACGAACCTTTTTATATAGAAGCTGAAATATTTATAGACAAACTGCTACAATATGAGGCTGCTAATGAGCCGGTAGATTTAGATGATTTGGTAGTAGCTTGTAACCGGTTGCTGTTTGAAGATGTTGCGGTAGCTGCCAAAGAAAAAGCCAAAAAGCTTACAGGTGGTTATGCAACAGCAGTGCAGTATTACATAGGTATTACCGATGAAGTGACTCCTACTGAAGAATGCTTGCCCCTTTGGACACAAATAACACGCCTAAAACATCCTGATAAGGAATTTGTAGTGTTTCAAACAACTACAGCAAAGGATATATTGAGTGTAGTAAAACCCTACTATATAGACTATGGTTGGGAAAGCTATACAAGCTATGACGAGAAAAGATTCCGTTTTTATTATAGGAGGAAATCACCTGATAATCATCTTTATTACAATTGTAATGGCGGTAGAGTGATTGATAATAAATACTTTGCATATAGAGTAAGCCTTACCCCTCACTACCCTGATGCCCTCTTGTGTGCTTATATTGCCACTTGGACAACCCTGAATGAAGTTGATGATGTGCGCAATATGACCCAGCCTTTGGAGATAGTATTACGCTATGACCTAAGGGTACGCCATAGTGGTTGGCTGTATATAGGCGCGTGCTTGCTGTTTGAAAAGCGGCCTTCTCGTGATTTGGGGTATGAGTATTTGTGTAAGGCGATCGCTCGTGGGGAAGATCTTACTTACTTGAAAACTTACCTTGCCCAAGTACTAGCATGGGATTACCTACCTATCCCACGCTTTATAGAGTTTTTAGACCGCCCTAATACCCCAGCGGTGAAAGCCTTTGGCAAGGAAGTAGTGAAGCTTTATTTAGAAGAAGTGAAAAAACAAGATAAATTGCCGAGAAACCATAAGAAGTTAGCACAATTGGTTGATTAA